The Felis catus isolate Fca126 chromosome C2, F.catus_Fca126_mat1.0, whole genome shotgun sequence genomic sequence taataataataataatatacatgaCACACCTAATACGAAGACTAGCATTATTGAGGCTTTTAAGTAATTGATGTGGATATCCTATGAGAACATTGAGTAACagggaaatatttttgtataaattggTGTTATGCTTTTATTCTAGATTGAGAATTGAGAAACAAGCCCGCATTGAAGCAAGGAAGAAaagtttagagaaaaagaaagaaaaatttcttcaGGAAAAGTTTCCACGTCATTCTGAAGCCCAGAAGTCAAGTGTTGTCTAAGATGTCTGGATTCTGAAgttactattttgttttccttggataACAATctatatacaaaagtaaatatgtattaagtaatttataaagaaattgtgtttttagTTAAATGACTATCTCAACTGGTTTAAGGGTTAATATGGCATGCTAACTCTGGAAGTTAAAAATTCTGACATCTAAGCAAACTTTAACATCACCTGTACCTTAGAGTGGGAAAGTGATGTCAACTGCAATAGCAAAGACAGTAAGGTCATTTTTGGAATTCAGGTAACATTTCTACTATTATATTAATAGCATATGAAGGGGGTGTGGACATTACTTTTAATAAACAATGAGTACTTTCactcaaaataatataaatacatgtagTAAAACAAAGTAGTTAAGTCACAACACAACAATAATTCAAAACATTTCTGGAATGGctaataacttttatttaattttgcaaGCCTAAGGTAAAAAGCATAGGCAGTAAATTTTACTAGTCAATAAAAACCAATTCTACCAATCACTGGTAATTAATATACTAAACAGAGTTGAAAAGCATTTTactgaaagcaaaatatttagagaaaatagacatttatacaaaattataaaatgcttgtAATAAGAATAAGTGCATTTCAAGGAAAGCACAAACTTATCTTAATTTATAGAGCCAGTTAAAgccttaaaaaatttaagtggaaattgaaatatgcaaaaatgtataaacattctACAAAAGATGGTCACTCTTTTCCTGAGTACACTAAAGCTGTGGAACTTAAGGTGACACGGGAAGGCAGAGGTCTGGGAACTCTCCTCAAGGGCATTTCCTTTCTACACACTGCTTCCCTCCTTCTTCATATTCTTGTTTGGAAATCCACATCTGTTGAAAGGTGccctgtaaaatggaaagaaaaattatatattgtgCCTTTTTGTTagaacatactttttaaattatctttttcataactgattttggggcacctgggtggctcggttaagtatccagcttcgcctcaggtcatgatctcactgttcgtgagttcaagccccacgtcaggctctctgttgatagctcagaaactggagcctgctctggattttgtaactccctctctttctgcccctcccctgctcacactctgtctctcaaaaaataaacaaaccactGATCTTGCAGAATGCTTAAGCCCCTCCCCCAAATAGTACTCCCTTATTCCCTTATTTCTGCCCTCCTCTAGAACACCCAGAAACATGATTTAGAAAGAATAAGTCTTTCTATACCTATTAAACTGTCATGAGGATTTAGAAAATGGCTGTGAAAGGAAGATGGATGGTTTAGCTATGATGGCTTGGTGCCAACCTGAGGCAACAATAGAAACTATCGGAAGGTTTCCTCCCAGTACAGAATTGATGTTCTAACACTTAACTAATGGCAGCATTTAGAACTCAGAagtgcttggggtgcctgggtggttcagtcaattaagtgtctgactcttgatttcaactcaggtcatgagctcatggttcatgggttcgagccctgtgttaggctctgcgctggcagcaaggagcctgcttgggattctgtctctgccccctccctggctcatactctctcaaaaataaacataaaacttaaaaaaaaaaaaaaaaccctcaaaagtgCTCATCAGGAGTAGGATAAAGTTTTACAGgaacacacacaataaatatagTGCATAAGCACTATAGAAGATGGAGAGGAAAATaaccaaagaaggaagaaacctaggctacattaaaaataaaacatataagcAGGAAAAATCCATTCTCTAAGATTAACTCTATTCAAGTGGACTTGCAGTGGTATCCAGCTTTGATCTAAGATCTATTAAAAGACTGGAAATAGAATACATAGACACTTATGTCtataatacatttatgtataataATACACTCATGTATTATTATAAACTTTTACTAGCTTAAAAAGGTTTAGgactgggactcctgggtggctcagttggctaagtgtccgactttggcttgggtcatgatctcagggtctgtgggttcaagccccacgttgggctctgtgctgacagctcagagcctggagcctgctttggattctgtatctccctctctgcccctctactgctcgtgctctctctcaaaaataaatgttaaaaaagaatttttttttgtttaatagaaATACTTcatgaaggcacctgggtggctcagtagttaagcatctgactttggctcaggtcatgatctcacagttcatgagatcgaaccccgcatcaggtaAACACCAACCAGCCCTGCTTCcggtaaaaaacaaaaacgggcCCTGCTTCAGGCaagccccatttctctctcttcccctcctgggattctctctctctcttcccctcctgggattctctctctctctctctctctgccccttcactcacttgtgccctctctctcttgctctcaaaaaagaaaaaaaaaaaaagaagtacttccTGACATTTACTTTGGCTGCTCTGAGGTGAAGGGGAAATTCCCCAAGTCTAGGGTGCAGATAAATACAAGGACTTTTCCTCCTGATTCAAGGCAGGCACCCATCTGAGCAATGTGAAAAACCCAGCACCATGACTTCAACCATTTGCCCGAAGAACCAACTCCTGACTTCCTCAACCTCACCAAGAGGCCAGGGAACAAccagaacctgagaaggaatgaTTTAAGTCCTGACCAGTTCCAATGGGAGTACGGAAGGGCACAAATATGGTAGTAGAATCCCCACCTTTGAGAAGGGAAACTGAAATTAGGCTGACAAATAGCAACTGATAAGGCACTAAAGCATTTTGTTAAATTAGAACATGTAATTCATTTGATAGTTATACAAAGATAAATGAtgcactgaaattatttttagtctttttactAAACTTAGTTTATATTCACTGGTACACTTAAATCATTCAATAAGACTATTTTTCAAAGTAGTTTACTAACCAAAGATGCTAGAATGGAGCCACCAATCCATGAACTAAACCTCCGTTCTACTGTTGTATTATTTGCAATCAATTTCAACCGCATACTCTAAAATAGAgagggaagaataaatattagtaCAATCAAGTAAAACAGGTGACTCAATTCAAAAAATTCAACTTTGAGGACTTCTTAACAATTGGTTCAAACACCAGTTACACGTGATTATTTTGCAAAACCTAGGCTAATAGTAGGCATAGGTTGAATTACTATATAGAAAGTACTTTGATTATGgtttttaatgtataatatttaataattacatcAACCTTAAAAACTGCATACTAAAGAGTATGGCATTCACAACAATATCCTAGAATAACAGTAAACACATACTTAACACTTACCTATAAATCAGGTATCGTGCTAAGTGCTTCATGTGGTATTCCATTTCTTCCAATACCAAATACCATTACTGTCCCAACCTGCCACCCTTTCTATAGTCCTCACCTTTCTCACTACTTTTTTAGTATCTTATCCTAATTCCTCCTATCTTAGGTCACTCCCCCCACTCCACTTCCACATCAAAATGCAGACATTAGATCTCAGGTTTTTTACTCATAACTGCTTTCCTCCCAAATGAGTGTTTATGTTTTGAACTCACACTCTCTTGATAAACATGGTTTTGTGGCTCAGTACTATTGCTTCCTGTCTCCCTGCATCAAGAGATTTTCCCCCTACCTAGGACTTTGTTTCCAGGGATAGTTCTTAAATTGTTGATACTCTATTATTTTATATGAACACATAGTTTGTGTTCATACAACagtgaaataaatgtatatgtttcAGGAGTAAAATAAGTGATATGGGAGGAGAGGGTGCCGGGAGCAGGAGGGATGAATATGGATTTTTGTAGATGAGGAACTGCTGGGTATCTGTTGCAATGgaattttttcctgttatttcatctatttttaattgtctcCTAAATGAGATGGATAATATCTAACTGCTCTTGACCAAGACCTTGGACAGCCCAGGTCTGTATTTGTTATTCTGGGACTTATTATCAAATCTAATGATTAGTATTATAATTAAGTTCTATTCCAGATCAGACTATATCTCCAAGAATGTAGTAAATACAATTCAAGTGTCAATCTTGTGCCTATATCAGTATTTACATAACAACTTAACAATTACAAAAATGTGCCATATGTAAAATGTTCCTTTGTATGAGAAACAAAAAGACTgccaaattggggcgcctgggtggctcagtcggttaagcggccaactttggcccaggtcatgatctcgcagtccgtgagttcgagccccacgtcgggctctgtgatgacagctcagagcctggagcctgtttcggattctgtgtctccctctctatgaccctcccccgttcatgctttgtctctctctctctcaaaaataaataaacgttaaaaaaaaataaaaaaaataaaaaataaataaaaaaaaagactgccaaATATACAAATTCTACAGATACTATTAGGACCCATGTAACCCCTAAGTTTCCTTTGATGTAATAACTAATACAAAGTACCATACAAAAAACTACttgataaaagttttaaaatctaaagATTATGACTAGGGGAgcgtgtgtggctcagtgggttgagcatctgattcttgatttcgttCCAGGtcatctcatgatttgtgagatcgagccccgtgtcaggctatgtgctgacagtgtggaacctacttgggattctctctctctctccctttctctctggccctgcctgcttgtgcattctctctctctctctcaaaataaacaaacatttttttttttttaaataaagattatgACGACTACTCTGTTATCAATGGGTACCAGACTTTCTCCCCAAACCACATTCTTCTAATCCTTTTAAAAGTTGTCACAATGCAcccagtgatctttttaaaacataggaGCTCTGCAGTGCCCTGCCTGCCAAATTTTATTCTGTAAGTTCCCTATTAATAAGCAACATGACCTAATATCCAACTGTGTGGGTGGAACAGTGTCCTCCAAAGagatatgttgaaattctaatccCTGGTGCCTGTGAATGTGACATAATTTAGAAATAGgttctttgcagatgtaattaggaTACAAGTTAAGATAAGGTCATATTggtggggtacctggatggctcagttggttgagtgtcttgactcttgattttggctcaggtcatgatctcatgattcataggatcaagccctgcattgggctctcctctggcagcaaggagcctgcttgggattctctctccccgcccccctctctgcccctctcccacttgcactctttctcttgaaataaacaaacattaattaaaaaaaaaaaaaaaaagataaggtcaTACTGGAGCAGAGTGGGTCCTTAATCCCATATGACTGTGGAGTTTTGgggtttcttttaatgtttatttttgagagagaaagggagctagtgggagagggacagagagagggagacacaaaatctgaagcaggctccaggctctgagctgtcagcacagagcccaacacggggctcaaacacacgaaccatgagatcatgacctgagccacagtcaagatgcctaaccaaccgagccactcaggcacctctctgGAGTTTTTATAATAAAGAGAACAGATCTGTGAGAGAATGCCCTCTGACAATGGAGACAGACTGAAGTGTTGGAGCTGCAATCCAAGAAACAACAAAGGATTGCTGGCAAACCATCAGATGctaagaagagggaaaagaagaattCTCAGCTCTAcatttcagagagagcatggccctGTGGACATgtggatttcagacttctagcttccagaatggagaaaggataaattatctgttgtttgaagccacctaCTTTAGTTTGTGGTATTtcgttacagcagccctaggaaatcaATACATCATCCACCTTTCCAGCCATATCACTCTTCCCATTTCTGCAGACTACAAGCCAGCTACTTTGAAGTACTGGAATATGCCACCCTCCCTTCATATTCTGCACATGGTATAACTTCCACCTAGATGTTCTTTCATAAATTACCAACCAGTTGAACTCCTATTCCTTCAAACAGCTTCTTCATGAGGGAGTTAAGTGCTTGCTCCACAGTGTACCCTAGGGTGTCTCATTCATGGCATACTGAACCACTTAGcacattatttttacatttctattcaTCCTAGCAGACTGAGCCTTTAGTGGGCAGGGACTGTATTTACAGCCCTAGTGCCTAGCACACTATAGGTACTTAAGGATGGAATCAACGAATAAAAGATTCAAATAGTACAAGAGTAACTAAAAGATGTCATCTATGAAAATTTGGTTAACAAGGGATATTAACTTTATCTAAGTAACACTGTATCAAGCACACACAGAATATCATTCGACTACTGAAAAATAAACCTTATCTATAAGACTACACCAGCGATGAGGATACCTGTGACTGAAGAATACCACTAAAGAACAAACAACTTACTGGGGGAGTTTTCTGAGAGAGCTCTCTATTCAACCTGTCAGTAAAGCTCTGTATTAGCGTGTTTCCTCCAGCCACTATAACACTGCCATAGAGACcctaagataaaaaacagaaacaaattagtTCCAAATGTTTCCAAGTTTTAATCACAACTACAACTAAAACTGTCTTCCTCTACAGtttaccctttcttttttaatatttttacttctataCAGACCTAGTAGCTTAATCCAGTGGCTCTCAGTCCTGGCTGCACATTCAACTCATTTATGGGATTTATAAAACGTCAAATGCCTGGgggcaattaaataaaaatctggggATGGAGCCCAGATCAAggttttgttagtttgtttaaaACTcaagatgattctaatgtgcattaaagtttaagaaccactaaCTTAAAGCAATTATTCTAAAACCCAAGCATAATTGTTTGGCAGATAGCTGCCAATATTTAGAGGTATATTTTATATTGGCTTCATATTAGAAAACTCATGTAGAAGTTGCAGTATTTAAAATTAGACAATGAGATTATTTAATGATTATGATGGATAATGCATAATCTGATAACATCCCTAGCCAAAATGACTGTGACCTTTCTTTTTTGCAGGGTATTAGGCATCAGAACCACATGGGGAACTTTTTCAAAATCCACATGCTGATAcctccctaaaaaaaaataaatcaatctaCTTATGAgtatatttatctttaatttacaTGTATGGATCAGAAAGCTAAatgtcagcctttttttttttaagttcttactgAATTCCTGTTAGTCAATATACATGTCAGCCTGTATGCTTTTTTAGTGGctaagttcatattttaaaaatgtattccagaTGTCTAAGTCATctaacttttgaaagaaaaatggaaaacaagcaTCTCCTCTGCAATTAACATTAGTTAACGAGAGGAGAAATCGCACTAAAAACAGAAAGTTATCTATTACATGCTTATAGTAAGTATAATTCAATTCAGTTGCCTTCCCCAAAATGGCCTTGAGTTTGTGCTAAAGAAATTCCATACTTAATCCCTATCATCTTAGAAGCAGCAAGTGCCTGCTAGGTGGCTAGTTGAAACAAACATTTTGCATAGTCATCCAAAAGTCTTTTTTGAAACAACATGGTTTTTATATACCCCTATGCTCTAAGCAAATGAATCAACTCCAACAATACCAAGGCAACATATGTTGGCTACAAATTGAATCTAGGGTTTAAATAACATATAATCAATCTAATAATTAATATGTGTATAATATGGAGTTAGTATTTAAAAGCTGGCAAAACACAAAAATTACGAAGGGTAAGAAGATCATCTAAACTAAACTCCATGTAAAAGTTACATAATTTAAACCCATACCTTCCTGAACGATAAAAACAGCAAAACTgctacatagaaaaaaatcaataatatatattttggattgtCACATTTTAGGAACTCTCTAGAACAGCACTGTCCAAAAGAACTTCCTGTGATGACAGAAATGTTCCCTATCTGCATGTCATACAGTAGCCATTGGTTACATTTataatgtggctagtgcaactgaagaacggaattttaaatttttacttcttttaatttaaattgccaCATGTGGCTGGTAGCTAGTACACTGGACACCGTAGCtctaaagttttacatttttccttttctaatactTCATATTTTTACACATTCTAAAATGGACTTCAAAGTGAATGGCCAAAGTTGCCAACTTAAATAAGGATTCAGGGGCATTTCATTACCCTAAAAGATACCTTTATACCGTAAACAGGAGGCTGACACTTACTGGTCTGATGTCAATATCACACATTCCAACGCTTGTAGTGACAACGTGACTGACTCCCAGCATTGTATTTCCTGATAATCcctacaacaaaatgaaaatgagtagTCACACAGAAGAACTTCAAACACAGCACACCCAAAAATCTCTACAGTCGGTCTTATGTAGGTTTTATATAATTACAcaagatgtgcacacacacaggaaaggccAAGCTGATTATGAAATAGTGCTCACACCTTTACGTTGGAAGGGTCAAACAACCCTTCAGGAATCTTTAACCGCTCTGCTCCAAAGTCACAGTTGTACCCGTTGGGGAATTCATAATGAACAGTTGGCATCTGTGCAGCTACTCTGAAAACATATTAAACAACAttaaacaaaagaccaaaaaaattcttcaaaattataAACTAAGAAATTATCAACTTGTAAGAAAGCAGAGTGAGAATCTTTATGTTAATCaatatttcttaactttttactTTTAGACCAGTTAAGCATACTCCACAATTTTTAACAAAACGAatcaatttctttcctcatttataagTATTTGGTGTTTAGAAGATTAGTATGAAGGTTTCAACGAGCTATTTTAAGTCTTGTAGACAAGAAGACATACTGTTCATCATAGGTTGAATCTGATACTTGAAGTACTGAAGCTTGAAAATCCTGGATAACACActatggataaaaaaaaaaaaaaaaaatttaagaaacaggtTAGAAATAGGCAATCTATACTTTTGTAACATTGtagagctgttttgttttgttttttttaatgtttttatttatttttgagacacagagagacagagcatgagcagggaaggggcagagagagagggagacagagaatccgaagcaggctccaggccgagctgtcagcatagagcccaacgtggggctcgaactcacagaccacgagatcatgacctgagccgaagtcagttgctcaaccaactgagccacccaggcgcccctataattttgTAACATTGTATTTAAGATACTTTTCTTAATGAAACCAGATCACATTCCTGGATGGCTATGTCATTTCAAGGCTATAAATCTACCTAGCAAGGACTCTTGAGTATCAAGAAACCCAATTTTAAGCATTTGAACTAGAAGCTAAATTATATCATGTTTAAATTACAATTATGGAACACTGATGAGATAAAAACAATCTGAAACTCCCATACCTACCACAGTCCTGCATTACAAAACTGGTTTCAGAacattgttttttccttaaaaataagccTAGACttaaaggcaagatttcattttctgaatgtatatacatgtgcacacacatggcaTCATATGTAACTTTTAATGATTGCACAtagtttaaaacaattaaaaattctgCTGTGAAATACATGTGACCTCTGGGCTGCTAAAGAAAAATCCTGTCTTATAGCTAGGCCAAACTGTTAGTCAACTTCACAATTTTTCCTTCTACTGAACACCCACAAAAAATCTTTATCTTAGGTGCAAAAAAATGTGAGATAGGATATATCCCTCACATAGTAAATTATGACTTTCAAATCCTTTTACTATTAGAAATGAATGTACATCTGTAGTGTGAGAGGTTTTACTCACCTGTCCTCCCGTCAGTAAGGTATATGTTCAGAGAGGAATTTTTTAGTAAAAGAAACTCTTACTGTCTCCTTGCTATGAATAAGGACACTTTTTTTATATGGCTGACTGATGTTAAAGCAAACATAACTGAGCCATACTACCAGGTCTCTATAGACTAAAACCATTTTCTTAGACAAAAAAAGGTACAGAATAACATAATGCTTGTTTTTACTCCAAAACCAAAGTTCCTTCCAGGTCTCATCAGAGTAATCCAAATGAATATATACTAGTTTGTTGAGATAATTAGCTtgacaaacacaaaaacaaccctttcttctcaaaataataattttgtttgcaaaatatcattaaaaatatgaaatgctcACATTCTATTCAAAAACTTACAGCCtaggtggtgcctgggtggctcagtcagttaagcatctgactcttgatttcagctcaggtcatgatctcacagttcatgccctcaagcccctcattgggctctgcgcttgacggtgcagagcctgcttgggattctctctccctctttctctgcccctctcttcctcacacgcttgctcgctctctctctctcaaaatagattaaaaaaaaaaacaaaaacaaaaacgcacAACTTAGAGCCTGTAATACTCCTGTAAAGAAAATAAGGGTACTTACATTACACATGTAGTTGTGCCAAGACCTTGTAACCTGTggcaacttttcttttcttttccagtttgctGGAGATCCTTCACGAACAGCTTCCTGAGTACCAAGAGCATGTACTAGGTTAAGAGAGTTCATGACATGGGGCTGGGGAGCTGGAGAtaaattccaaaatgaaaattcaagcaTCACCTACTTTTGATGCAATCATATATGGAGGAATCAGTTCTATATTCATTTCTTGGAAGAGTTCTCTGCATTGCATAGTAATAAAGTCTCCAGCAAGAGGGGATTTCACGATGCCTATGAAAACAGATTAAACGAGGCTAAGACAGCATTAAAACTAAACTCCCTGGGACAAatttcttctgtgtatttatatatgaataatcTTTTCAAGTAGAATCAACTGAACTATCTCTCTAAGCATGAACGAAGCCTTGCATCAGTTTTAAACATGCGTTATATActaaaggttttttaaaactcctaaaaaaaGAGATACTATTTGGAAACTGATATGACTTGATAGTCCAATTCACTGCTCTATTTCATTGTCTACGTTGTCATGACAGCTAACATCATCTCCTGTTTAACTCGTGTACCCTAGTTAAATACATTACCTTGCTGAAGGACATAGCCATCATGGACTGGAATTGCAGTGGTATGAGTGGCTCCACTGTCCAAAATAAGACCAGTGGAACGACCATTAGCAAATCTAGTATAAAgcattaaggaaaagaaagtatcATGGTtccaaaataatgtttattataaagggaaaatttcattaaggcatttttaaatgtgtattatggCTTAAAATGTGTTAATCTAGGGATAAATATTGGTGTGAAGAAACTCTGGCTTAAAGACAAATAACACAGGCAGGACTTCCGAAATGATGGTGAGAG encodes the following:
- the ACTL6A gene encoding actin-like protein 6A isoform X2 yields the protein MVVERDDGSTLMEIDGDKGKQGGPTYYIDTNALRVPRENTEAISPLKNGMVEDWDSFQAILDHTYKMHVKSEASLHPVLMSEAPWNTRAKREKLTELMFEHYNIPAFFLCKTAVLTAFANGRSTGLILDSGATHTTAIPVHDGYVLQQGIVKSPLAGDFITMQCRELFQEMNIELIPPYMIASKEAVREGSPANWKRKEKLPQVTRSWHNYMCNCVIQDFQASVLQVSDSTYDEQVAAQMPTVHYEFPNGYNCDFGAERLKIPEGLFDPSNVKGLSGNTMLGVSHVVTTSVGMCDIDIRPGLYGSVIVAGGNTLIQSFTDRLNRELSQKTPPSMRLKLIANNTTVERRFSSWIGGSILASLGTFQQMWISKQEYEEGGKQCVERKCP
- the ACTL6A gene encoding actin-like protein 6A isoform X1 translates to MSGGVYGGDEVGALVFDIGSYTVRAGYAGEDCPKVDFPTAIGMVVERDDGSTLMEIDGDKGKQGGPTYYIDTNALRVPRENTEAISPLKNGMVEDWDSFQAILDHTYKMHVKSEASLHPVLMSEAPWNTRAKREKLTELMFEHYNIPAFFLCKTAVLTAFANGRSTGLILDSGATHTTAIPVHDGYVLQQGIVKSPLAGDFITMQCRELFQEMNIELIPPYMIASKEAVREGSPANWKRKEKLPQVTRSWHNYMCNCVIQDFQASVLQVSDSTYDEQVAAQMPTVHYEFPNGYNCDFGAERLKIPEGLFDPSNVKGLSGNTMLGVSHVVTTSVGMCDIDIRPGLYGSVIVAGGNTLIQSFTDRLNRELSQKTPPSMRLKLIANNTTVERRFSSWIGGSILASLGTFQQMWISKQEYEEGGKQCVERKCP